ACTCAGACGCCTTTAAAATTGTTTCTAAAATGTTAACAACACAAAAGTAGTCCTTCCATTAATTAAGACGCATTCGTATCTCAGAAACGCGCTTTGTTTTACCAATAAACAGTTTGAAACCTTTATGAGATAATTTAGAATAGGAATGGAAGTAATGGCTATTAAGTTTACAATAATCATATTCATTATATTTTTAAGTATGGAAAAGATTGTAATGATTGAAGAAAAATAAAAACACCTAAAAAAAACTAGTTTGCAAAAATCCGTCAACAACTCAATATACAATTCAAAGATATGGGTTATTATTTATTAGTCTGTTTTTATAAAACTTAAACATTTAGCGCACCCGTTCGTAATAAGAAATACCTTAAATTTGTTCTAAAATTGATTTAACAAATTGAGTTTTTTTCTCTGTGTATTTGTGCTTATTATTATTCAGTTCTGATAATTTATATTTAAGTTCTTCATATTCAATTCTTGCTTTTTCGTTATTTCTCAAATAATCTCTAAATTTCAGCTGTTCGTGTAAAAATTTATTTCCGCTTTGGTACATATGGATTTGGTGAGTTCTTGGTTCACCTTTACTAAAATAGTGTCTGTCAGGTAAAATGTTTATCCCTTTATATGAGTAACCTATCTTTGCTAAGGGAGAAACACAATTCTCACCTACACTAAAATCATTGATTTCAACCGCAATATCAATAATCGGTTTTGCACTTAGCTTCTTTACAGCCGTACTACCAATATGGTGAATTCTTACAATGTAGTCACAAACTTCATTTTGAATTTTTCTTTTTCTAATAAAAATTCCCTTTCCCAATCTTCTGTCCATGGAATTAAAAAAACCTCTCCTTTTGGCAACCCTACCATTTTTATCACTCCTTATACGCTTACCGTTTTTCTCCTTTGGAATATTGCATTACCAATCTGTTGTTGAATATAACTGCCCGTAAGTGTAAGTTTATTTCTTCACAATCTTGTAATTGTTGTTCTACGATCTTTCTTTTTAAATGAAAAAGGACGACATCCTTATCAAGAATGGCGCTTTTATTGCAAAAGAATGGTTATTGAATTAACGTGAGCTTAGCTAAAAAACATAAAAAGCCCAACTTCTTTACAAATAAAAATAGAGAAATTGAGCTTTTCAGTTACTTCATTTATTTATCTATTTATTTATTGAATTCATTAACTGGAAGAAGTATTCAGGTTTATGAGTCTTATTTAGGTTATACCATGAATGTAATGTATCTGGAGCAAATACATCTAATTTTTTCAGTACTTCCATTGCAAATTCCAGAGGAGCTACTCCTGATGCGGTAACTAAATTCGCATCAGATACCGCAGGTCCCAGCTCATAAAACTTTTCTCCTTTATAATTAGGGCAGACCATTTTAATATACTCTAAGTCATTGCTTGTGTGTTTACTAGAATCTAAGTACCCCATATTCGCAAGAGCCACAGTTGCACCACAAATTGCAGCAACAATAGTGCCAAGCCTTAAAGCTTGGCCAATTCTTTCCAAGATAGGCTGATGAATTTCTTCACTCCAAGTAGTCCCTCCTGGTAAAATTAAAAGATCTTTACTCTCAAGAGTACATTCATCAAGGGAAATATCTGGTTTTATGCTCAGTCCTCCCATAGTAGTAATCATTTCTTTATTAGCTCCTACTGTAATTACTTTTAAAGGTGCTAAATCTTTTTTGAAATATCTTCCTGAGTTTAGTTCAGCAATTAAATATCCATATTCCCAGTCCGACATTGTATTAAATACATATAGAAAAACTTTTTTGTTTGCATTCATTAACACTCCAATCACAATTGATATAGCTATTATAATAAAACTTCCCTGACAGTTAACGTCAGGGAAGTTATTATACTTGATGAAATTTTATTAATTCCGACAGAACTTCAATAAGTCTTTTCTTAAGACTTATTGGCTCAATAACTTTAATAGATTTATTGTACGGTAAAAGTAAATAAGGTACATATGTATGTATCATATCTTTTTCAAGAAGAAAAACTGCTTGATTTGAAGTCCGTTCTTGTAAATAATGTCCTAAAAACCAATGTTGGCAAATATCATCCAACGCCCTTGTATTTCCATTAATAATTAAAGAAATAATCTCTTCCTTATGTTCTATAGTTGGAAGGAGGTTTTTCATAAAAAAATCACGTGCTGAAAAATGTTCTGGCCGGTTAAACTTATTTTCGAATAGCATTAGAGTTTCAATTCGATCTACTCTAAAACTTCGAATATCATTCCTAAGATGACAAAATCCAATCACATACCACTTATTATTCCAATAAATAATTCTGTACGGATCAACCAATCTATATTTTGATTTCTCTTCGCCACCTTTATCGTATTGAATTTTCACAGTGTATCCGTCAGCTACGGCCTTCTCCAACTCCCTCAAGAAAGGTTCCTTGGAAAGGGAACTTATTCGACTTATTACTTCAAGACTGGTTAAATGTTGGTTTACCCTTGTTTCCTGCCCTTGATTTGAATAGTTGCTTAGCTTTGAAATAAACCTCATTTAGTGCTTCAGTACCATAATATCCGGCTTCTTCTGCAAAAACAGCAGCATGATATAGTGAGGTTTGCTCTTCCAAATCAAAAAATAGAGCACTTCAATAAAATTGTTCAATAAAGTGTATCCACCGTTATGTCCTGGTTCTGAAATTATAGGTACGCCACTTGTTGAAAGTGTATCAATATAACGATACACAGTCCTTATATTCATCTCTAACTTTTCTGAAATTTGTTTTGCAGTAATTTTTTCACCTGGACTAAGCATCCATAGAATGGCTAGTATATTGTCAATTTTAGGCATATAATTCCACCTCTATCTGGAATTTATTTTCTACTATATTTTTTTGATTTTTAGTATAACCCATCAACTGTTCCCTTCTATATGGAGGCACTAGACATTTTGTAATTTCACAAATTTGATTTACAGTCACATTTCCTTCCTTATATAGCTTCACCGCAAAATTTATTCCAGCTTTTATGATATTTTTTTATCTGACTTTAAATTTCCACCTAGCTTAGGACTGTTTTCTATTTACTCTCATTGAAACAGCTCATTATGTCACAACTGGCGAAGTAAGCTACTCGCTTTCCTTAACTTTGTATACTAACCACTCTATATTAACATATTTATCCAATCCAATTTTGAATAAATATGTACATGTGCAATCAAAAAGCGCAATTCTATTCAAGAATTACGCTTCGGTTGTTGAAGATTGTTATATATATTTATCTCTTTATCGCATCTACTATTAAAGATGGGAAAACCAGTTTATCTCCTTGATTTCGTGGGTCATATTTTTTGGAACGAAAAATTACCCCTTTAGATCCATCCCAATCATTATAATGAAAGATACCATTCTCATCACAATATTCAAGTAAGTTAGCCTCAAACCCTGCTGATTCAAACATTTTAGATAGAGTTTTATAGTTATGTATGATTTTATGACTAGCAGCTGGATGATCTTTTGGACCAGGTCCACCTACCTTAACTATATTTTGATACTCAACATCAGGAAAAAATCCATCTGGAACTGCACATCGAATATATCCACCTGTTTTCAAATACCTATAGCAAAGTTTTGCTGCATTAATTCCTTCTTCATGGGTAAGATGCTCCCAAACATGTTCAGCAAGAATAGCCGATAAAGAGTTTTCATTGTAACTTTCTTCCCATGTGGAATTGTCTAATAAATTCAGCTCGTTTTCCTAAGTGTGTATCCAACCAGGATTATTATTGTATTCACCCGCGCCAAGAACAATTTTAAATTCTTTTTCTTGTAAAACCATGACTTTATATCCTCCTAAAAATTATATCTTCGTCTTAAAAACATTTTAGAATAAAAAGAGAATATTTGCTTTTCATTAATTTTAATGCCCTTTTTAAAAGTAAATTAGCGCAATTCATTTTCATGAATTGCGCTTTTATTACTGAAGAATCATATCAATAAAACATACATGTATAACAATATTTTAGTCAGCATAAACAAGAATAGAATTTACTTTTAAATTTGGTCAAGTGCTTGGTAAGCTACCTGGTACTTTCCTCCATCGGCAACTTCTGAATGGTACAAGGCCTTAAGGGCATTGTTTTTTTCAAGACCCATTTCTGCCTTCAGTTCTTTAAAGCGGGTATGCAGTTCTTTATTTTCCTTAATTAGTTGTTGCATTTGCGATTTTATGTACTTCAAAATATTTAGCTCCTTTTTTAATCTCTGAGTTTAGCCTAATTTTTTAACTAGAAATAACCTGTTTAAAAAGATCCCTAAATTGCTCCCGGTCTTCTGCTGTAAAGGCTTTGGTCCCTTTGTTCGCTTTCCACTTTTTCGAGCCATTGCACTTAAATAGCGGGTTTGCAATAATTGGTCAATATTTTCATTTGTATAACTGAATCCTGTATGGTGGAGGACAATAATTCCTTTTGCTAAACCTAGCGAAGCAAGACCATAATCTTGCGTCACAATAATATCTCCTTTTTCTACCAACTTCACAATCCGATAATCTGCAGCATCTGCTCCAGAATCAACATAAATGGTTTCTACTCCTGTTGGCTGTTCTGCATTAGAAAAATGAGAAAAGCTTGTAACAAGGATAACCGGGATTTCATAATTCCTTGCTTCAGAAATAATAATCTCTTTCACAGGACAAGCATCTGCATCCACATAAATTTTCATTTTTCTTCCTCCTTTCAAGAAGTTCGACTTAGTATTTAACTGAATCTTTTTCAACTATAAAAGGGACTGGTGACTTTTATATAATACTTTAAAGGATTTCTTCTGTTATATTTTCATCCTCATATTATACATTATAGGATTTTGTTGGCAATTGGTCGTCAAAAAAACGCCCAGAAAATAGGTTAGGTGGGGAATATGGATAATCATAATCCGAAGAGAATGAAATCAATAGAAAGAAAGCCGTAAATAATGCTACTATTAAATAAAAAGGCAGTTATTTCTCTATTATTAGGATGTATTTCATTAATTTTATCAGTCATAAGCTTGATAGGATACCTATTGCTATTGTAGGTTTTATTGTAAGTTATTTTAGTTTAAGGCTCTGTTAAACTTTAATGTTGATTTTTGATATATTAGAGGGAAACGCCAGAAATGGTGTTTCCCCTTCTTCATAATTCAATTAAAAACCTTGTCAATTTCAGGTTTGTCATAATCCAAAATCCACTCATTAAATATTTCATACATATCTCTTATTGTTTCAGGTGAAGTTGCCAATAAATCACAACCCCTGTCATCGTAAACGTGAAAGATAGTTTTTTTGTTAATATTTATGAAATAAACCCGATGATAAATACTTGGTTTTAAACCTAAATCCTGATTACATAATGATTTTAACAAAGGTTTGAATTTAAATTCAGTGGTTTTACACTTTAGAGTAAATCTATGTGTTCTATATGTTCCTTCATCGTCATCTTCTGGGAAAATATATGGCATCATTAGATGTTTTAACCTATACAAATGCGATTTCTCAACATAAGGTGAAAAGTTCTTTAATTCACGTTTAATATTTTTTCCTTTATCAAAATCATTTACATCTATCACTACAAATATATCATCCGTAGGAGAGTGTATTGCTTCAAATAAAGTAATCGCTCTTTTATAACACCCCAATACATATGGGTTGTTGGGATAATCGTATTCCCTTTTCCACTCTACACCAAGTTCAAACCGTATACCAATATCCCAACTATAAAACAAAGGTGGTTTTAGCTCTAAATTGGGGAATGTTTCTTGCATAAATTCTTTTAAATTCATTCCAACACCTCATAAAATTCAATCTGCATATCAGACAAATA
This Metabacillus endolithicus DNA region includes the following protein-coding sequences:
- a CDS encoding type 1 glutamine amidotransferase family protein, with the protein product MNANKKVFLYVFNTMSDWEYGYLIAELNSGRYFKKDLAPLKVITVGANKEMITTMGGLSIKPDISLDECTLESKDLLILPGGTTWSEEIHQPILERIGQALRLGTIVAAICGATVALANMGYLDSSKHTSNDLEYIKMVCPNYKGEKFYELGPAVSDANLVTASGVAPLEFAMEVLKKLDVFAPDTLHSWYNLNKTHKPEYFFQLMNSINK
- a CDS encoding DUF3885 domain-containing protein, which gives rise to MNLKEFMQETFPNLELKPPLFYSWDIGIRFELGVEWKREYDYPNNPYVLGCYKRAITLFEAIHSPTDDIFVVIDVNDFDKGKNIKRELKNFSPYVEKSHLYRLKHLMMPYIFPEDDDEGTYRTHRFTLKCKTTEFKFKPLLKSLCNQDLGLKPSIYHRVYFININKKTIFHVYDDRGCDLLATSPETIRDMYEIFNEWILDYDKPEIDKVFN